In Leclercia sp. LSNIH1, the genomic stretch GCATAGAGAGATAGGCGTAGATGGAGGCATCGTTCATGAAACGGACCACTTTGCGATCGATCATGCCCGTGGTGTCCAGTTTTACATTACCCCATACGTGGCTACGCATACCGGAATCTTTAAACTCTTCAGAGAAGGTGATCCCGGAGCGTCCTTCACGCAGAGATGCCAGGACTTCCTGCTGGTTATTACCGATGCTGGAAACGATGCCCAAGCCAGTAATCACTGCACGTTTCATTCAATACCTCTGTAAGTCGCACTATTTAAGTTTCGAGTCGCACAATAGCGTACACTTGTACGCCGAACAAGTCCGATCAGCCAATTTCTGTGGAAATTTGCACCATCAGACGCACATCGTTAAGATCGCGGCACAGCCTGTCAGACGAGTAACTTACGTGAAACAAAACGCTATACAACCCGCCAACCTCGAATTCAACGCTGAGGGTACACCTGTTTCCCGAGATTTTGACGATGTCTACTTCTCTAATGATAACGGACTGGAGGAGACGCGTTATGTTTTCCTCGAGGGAAATCAGCTAAATTCCCGTTTTCCGCTGCATCCCCGCGATCTCTTTGTGGTGGCCGAAAGCGGCTTTGGCACCGGGCTGAATTTTCTTACCCTCTGGCAAGCGTTCGATCGCTTTCGTGCGGCACACCCTGACGCTACCCTGCAAAGGTTACATTTCATCAGTTTTGAGAAGTACCCGCTGGCCGCCGACGATCTCCGTCTGGCCCACCAGCACTGGCCGGAATTAGCCCCCTGGGCAGAACAGCTTCAGGCCCAGTGGCCGCTGCCTATCGCAGGCTGCCATCGTTTGCTGCTGGACGGCGGGCGCGTCACGCTCGATATCTGGCTGGGGGATATTAACGAACTCACCGATAAGCTGGATGACTCCCTGAACCAGCAGGTTGACGCCTGGTTCCTCGACGGCTTTGCCCCGGCCAAAAACCCGGATATGTGGACCCCAGAGCTGTTTGCCGCCATGGCGCGTCTGGCGCGGCCCGGTGGCACGCTCGCCACCTTCACCTGCGCCGGTTTTGTCCGTCGTGGCCTGCAGGAAGCGGGCTTCACCATGAAAAAAACCAAAGGCTTTGGCCGCAAGCGCGAAATGCTTGTCGGGGTGATGGAGCAGGATTGCCCCTCCCCTGCCCGCACCCCGTGGTTTGCCCGTCCGGCCAGCGACGGGCGCGAAACCGCCGTGGTGGGCGGCGGGATTGCCAGCGCGCTACTGTCGCTGGCGCTGCTGCGCCGTGGCTGGCAGGTGACGCTCTACTGCGCCGACGATGCCCCGGCAGCGGGCGCCTCCGGCAATCGTCAGGGGGCGCTCTATCCCCTGCTCAGCGCCCAGGATGCTGCACTGAGCCAGTTTTTCCCGGCGGCGTTCACCTTTGCCCGCCGCCTGTACGACACCCTGCCGGTGGCCTTTGATCATGCCTGGTGCGGCGTCACCCAGCTGGGCTGGGATGAAAAGAACCAGAAAAAAATCGACCAGATGCTGGCTCTGGGCCTGCCCGAGCAGATTGCGGTGGCGGTGAACGCCCAACAGGTGGCGGAGAGCACCGGGGTGCCCACCGGCTGCGGCGGGATCCAGTATCCGCTCGGCGGCTGGCTGTGCCCGGCGCAGCTTACCGCAGCGGCGATCGCGCTGGCGCAAACTCTGGGCCTGCAGGTGCGCTATGGCCGCAAGGTAACGTCGCTGGCCCAGACCGACGCCAGGTGGATGTTGCAGTTTGCCGACGGTGAGCAGGCGCAGCATGGCAGCGTGGTGCTGGCGAACGGACACGGCATCAGCCAGTTCAGCCAGACCGCACCACTGCCGGTCTACCCGGTGGGCGGTCAGGTGAGCCATATCCCGGCGGCACCGCGGCTGAGCCAGCTACGTCAGGTGCTCTGCTACGACGGGTATCTGACCCCGCAAAATCCAGCCAACGGCCAGCATTGCATCGGCGCAAGCTATCATCGCGGCCAGACCGAGCCGCGGTACAGCGATGAGGACCAGCAGCATAATCGCCAGCGTCTGCTCGACTGTTTGCCGCAGGCGGCATGGGCGCGTGAGGTGGATGTCAGCGCAGGCGAGGCGCGCAACGGCATTCGCTGCGCCACCCGCGATCATCTGCCGATGACGGGTGCGGTACCGGACTATGAAGCCACGCTGACGGCTTATCAGGATCTCGCCAGCAACACATCCCAGGCGGTCAGCGCCCCGGCGTTCCGGAATTTGTTTATGCTGGGCGGGCTGGGCTCCCGCGGGCTCTGTACGGCGCCGCTGACGGCGGAGGTTCTTGCCGCCCAGATGAGTAACGAGCCGATCCCGCTGGACAGCCACACGCTGGCCGCGCTCAATCCGAACCGGTTATGGGTGAGAAAGTTGTTGAAGGGGAAAAGGGTGAAAGCGTAGGCCCGGTAAGCGTAGCGCCACCGGGCGATTACCGATTAGTTCAGGCTGGCTTTCTGAAACAAGGTTTCCCACATCCCCAGCACTAATGACTGGTCGCGCGGAGAGAGTTCGCCGGCCAGAATCGCTTTTTCCAGGCTGCGGGAAACTTCAGCATGCACCGCGTCCGCAGAGTGGTCGTCACCGGCTTCCAGTTCGGCGACGGCCAGCGTCAGGTGACCACGCAGATAACCGCTGGCAAACAGTTCATCGTCACTGGCGTGCTCCACCATGTCATCAATTAACGCCAGAATGCGTGATTCAAATTCTGCGATCATCTTCTTTCCTCAGTTAAGATCTTCCGGCCACGGGAAGTGTTCCGCCGTGATGTCCGGCGTGTGGTAATAATTCTGTAAAGCCTTGATCAAGCGCGCCGGACGTTCCGGGATGCCTTTCTCAAGATACTCCATCACCTGCGCGTGCACGCGGCGCTGGAAGACAATACGGTCTGGCTCGAAGTCGCCTTCGAGATTGTCGCAGCTGACGTTGAACGGAAATCCTGCCGCCACGCAGAAGAGCCATTCCAGCGCCTGGGGTTTCACTTCCACATCTTCAAATTGCCCCTGGGTCGCGGCGTCACGCCCGTCCGGGCAGTACCAGTAGCCAAAGTCCACCAGCTCGCGGCGCGCTTTACCGGCAATGCACCAGTGGGATATTTCATGCAGACCGCTGGCGTAAAAGCCGTGGGCAAAGACGATCCGGTTGTACGGTAGCTCTGCATCAGCAGGAAGATAGATCGGTTCGTCGTCGCCTTTAATCAGACGGGTATTAAAATCATCAGCAAAACAGCCGTCGAAGATCTCAATCAGCTGTTCATATTTATGCGTACTGTTCATTAGTTCATCCCCAACCAGTGGAGGATCTCCTGTCCGTGGCTGTCATAAAGAAGTTTGGCACTCATGACGGCCGAGACAATGACAATCATCGGACGGATGAGCTGTTGCCCTTTGCTTAACACCAGGCGCGAACCTGCCCGCGCGCCCAGAAATTGTCCGGCCATCATCACAAAGCCTGTCGCCCAAATCACCTTCCCGCCGATGATAAAGAGCAGCAGGCCACCGACGTTAGAGGTGGCATTCAGCACTTTCGCATGGGCGGTGGATTTGGCGAGGTTAAAACCGGCCAGCGTGACAAACGCCAGGGCGTAAAACGACCCGGCCCCGGGCCCGAAGAAGCCGTCATAAAAGCCGACGCAACCGCCCGCGATCAGCGCAAACGGCAGACCGTGCAGGCGGCGCTGCCTGTCCTCTTCACCCAGTTTCGGCATCAGTAAAAAATAGAGACCAATGCAGATGACGAGAATCGGCAAAATCTGGCGCAAAATATCGGACTGCACGTGCTGAACCAGCAGCGCCCCGCTGGTAGAGCCGATAAAGGTCATCAGAATGTTGAGCTTCTGATCGGCGAGGCTCACCACCTTGCGGCGGATAAAATAGAGCGAGGCGGATAACGATCCGCCACACGCCTGCAATTTGTTGGTCGCCAGCGCCTGGGCCGGGCTCATGCCCGCCGCCAGCAGGGCCGGAACCGTCAGTAACCCGCCGCCACCGGCCAGGGCATCAATAAACCCGGCCAGCATGGCGATAAAAAACAGCGCCACCAGCATCAGCGGCGACACCATAAACAACTCAGCAAATTGGTCCATCACAGGGCATGCTCATCCAGTAGCGCCTGGCAGGAAGGCGGCAACGGAGGCGGTGTCTTCTTCTCAGGCTTGGTGGGTCCAGGTTTCGCTGGCTCAAACCAGCTTTGTAATTCCGCGCCGCAGCCATCGCCTGGCGGCGGTAACGGTTGATCTTCACACTCGAGGCTGTTCGCCGGGCATCGCAGGCGCACGTGCATGTGCGCGCGGTGCTGGAACCACGGCCGCACTTTGCGCAGCCAGTCGCGGTCGGTTCCGGCATCTTCGCATAGCTGCTGCTTGATGGCCGGGTTAACGAAGATACGCGTGACGTCGTTATCTTCCGCCGCCAGCTTGATCATGCTGGAGACCTCTGGCGACCAGCGCGACGGCACCACCCGCTTGCCATCGCTGGAGACCAGATCGAGGGCCTGCGGCTTCAGCAGTTGCGAGGATGACCAGCGCGTTTTCGGCAGCTGGAGGAAGATATCGACATCCAGCCCTGTCTGGTGGCTGGCGTGGCCGCCGTTAAAGCGTCCGCCTGCCGGCATCCCCATATCGCCAATCAGCATCGTACCGAGCCCCAGGTTATGCACCTGGTTACCCAGACGCTGAATAAACAGCACCAGGTCCGGGTGGCCGAAGTAGCGGCGCTGGTCGGTACGCATCACCTGATACGTATCCGACTGCAGAGGAAGTTCCTGCGCACCAACGATACAGCCATTAGAGAACGCACCAATGGACTGCGCGCTGCCTGCCACCGGATGGGTGATTTTTTGCCATGGCGTTGCCGCCAGAGCGGCTCCACTGGCAAGCAGCGCCAGCAGAGCAATTGCGGTTTTTTTCATGGTTACCAGCGTGGAATGGTGGTCGTCACATCCGCATTCTGCGCGCGCTGGCGCAGGAAGTGATCCATCAGCACGATCGCCAGCATCGCTTCGGCGATCGGCACTGCGCGGATCCCGACGCAGGGATCGTGACGTCCTTTGGTGATCATCTCAACTTCTTCACCAGAGCGGTTAATGGTGTGGCCCGGCACGGTAATGCTGGAGGTTGGTTTCAGCGCAATGTTGGCGATAATCTGCTGCCCGCTGCTGATGCCGCCTAAAATGCCGCCCGCGTGATTGCTCTGGAAGCCCTGGGCTGTGATCTCGTCCCGGTTCTGACTGCCACGAAGCTGAACCACGTCAAAACCGTCGCCAATCTCCACCCCTTTTACCGCATTGATGCTCATCATCGCATGGGCGATATCAGCATCAAGGCGGTCAAAGACCGGCTCGCCCCAGCCCGGCGGTACGCCGTCAGCCACCACGGTGACTTTGGCGCCAATGGAGTCGCCCTCTTTCTTCAGGGCGCGCATCAGTTCATCAAGCGCTTCCAGCTTCGAGGCGTCGGCGCAGAAGAACGGGTTCTGCTCAACCTGCTCCCAGTCGGCGATCGCCAGCGGGATGTCGCCCATCTGGGTCAGGCAGCCGCGAATGGTGATACCAAACTTCTGTGCGAGGTATTTTTTGGCAATGGCCCCTGCCGCGACGCGCATGGCGGTTTCACGGGCGGAGGAGCGTCCGCCGCCGCGATAGTCGCGAAAACCATATTTCTGCTCGTAGGTATAGTCGGCGTGGCCCGGACGGAACACATCCTTAATGGCGCCGTAGTCCTGGGAACGCTGATCGGTATTCTCAATCAACAGGCCGATGCTGGTGCCGGTGGTGCGTCCTTCAAAGACGCCTGACAGAATTTTGACCTGATCCGGCTCGCGGCGCTGGGTGGTGTAGCGTGACGTGCCTGGACGGCGTCGGTCGAGATCGTGCTGTAAATCGGCTTCAGTCAGTTCGATGCCTGGCGGTACGCCATCGACGATACAGCCCAGCGCCAGCCCGTGGGACTCACCAAACGTCGTCACACGGAATAATTGTCCAATACTGTTTCCTGCCATCACGGCTCCGTTTTCGTTGTTCTGTGTTTGAGCTTTCTGTGTTTGCGCAATGTGGAACGGGCCGAAGCCCGTTGGATTAATCTTTGTAGATGCTGAAGTGTTCGCGCGCGGCGAGAAGCTGCGCTTTGGTCAGCATGAAGACGCCGTCCCCACCGTTGTCGAACTCGAGCCAGGTGAACGGCACATCCGGATATTGCTCCATCAGATGTACCATGCTGTTACCGACTTCACAAATCAGAATGCCGTTGTCGGTGAGATAATCCGGCGCACAGGCCAGAATGCGGCGGGTCAGCTTCAGGCCGTCGGAGCCGGAAGCCAGGCCCAGCTCTGGCTCGTGACGGTATTCGTTTGGCAGGTCTGACATATCTTCTGCGTCAACGTACGGCGGATTGGTCACAATCAGGTCGTACTGCACTTTTGGCAGGTCACGGAACAGATCGGAACGGATCGGCGTGACATGATGGATCAGACCGTGCTCTTCAATATTGTGTTCCGCTACCGCCAGCGCATCAGGAGAGATATCGACAGCATCCACTTCTGCTTCCGGGAAGGCGTACGCGCAGGCAATGGCGATGCAGCCGCTGCCGGTACACATATCCAGGATATGCTCAGGCTGATGGTCAATCAGGCCGGCGAACTGGTTGTTGATCAGCTCACCAATCGGCGAGCGCGGCACCAGCACGCGTTCATCGACAAAAAACTCATGGCCGCAGAACCAGGCTTTGTTGGTGAGGTAGGCCACCGGAATGCGCTCGTTAACGCGACGGATCACGCGCTCAACGATGCGGTGTTTTTCGCTGGAGGTCAGGCGGGCTGCGCGCATATCTTCCGGAATATCCAGCGGCAGATAGAGGGATGGCAAAACCAGCTGTACCGCCTCGTCCCATGGGTTGTCGGTACCATGGCCGTACCAGATATTGGCCGCGCTGAAACGGCTGACCGCCCAACGCAACATGTCCTGAATGGTTTGCAGCTCATTCACCGCTTCATCGACAAAAATTTTATCCACTATGTTCTCCAGGGCATGCTCGCTAAATTTTCGGCGGCTAGTGTGCCATGAAGACGGCGATAAATCAGCATTGTCAGCCGCCGCCGGCATTGAAAAAATGCGTTTTGCCGCGCAGTGAGTCAGGTACACTGTCGGAAATAAGAGATGAGACGACCCCATGAAAAAGAAAATATCGCTCAGCGAGGAGGATCAAACGCTGTTTCGTCAGTTAATGACCGGCACGCGTCAAATCAAGCAGGACACCATTGTCCACCGCCCGCAGCGCAAAAAAGTGAGTGAAGTTCCGGTAAAACGGCTGATTCAGGAGCAGGCCGACGCCAGCCACTACTTTTCCGACGAGTTTCAGCCGCTGCTAAATACGGAAGGTGCGATGAAATATGTGCGCGCGGACGTCAGCCATTTCGAGCTGAAAAAACTGCGTCGGGGAGATTATTCGCCGGAGCTGTTCCTCGATCTGCACGGGCTAACCCAGATGCAGGCGAAACAGGAGCTGGGCGCGCTGATTGCCGCCTGCCGTCGCGAACATGTTTTTTGCGCCTGCGTGATGCACGGCCACGGCAAACATATTCTCAAGCAGCAAACCCCACTGTGGCTGGCTCAGCATCCACACGTGATGGCATTTCATCAGGCACCGAAAGAGTATGGCGGTGATGCCGCCTTGCTGGTGTTAATTGAAGTGGAAGAGTGGCAACCGCCTGAGCTCCCCTGAGAGGCAGGCGGGTGGCTGGATGCTACCCGCCTGGGTCCGTTTTACATCAGATAGCTTTCGCCATCTTCAGATTGCAGGGGCTCATCTGCCAGTTGAAGACGCCAGCACCCGTTTCAGAGAGGGTAACGTTGGCAATGGCAGAGGTGCTGAACATTGGCGGCGTTTCGCCCGGGCAGAGTTCAGCCACCAGATAGCCGACTAACGGCAGATGGGAAATTACCAGCGCAGAGGCGACACCTTCGTTGCACAGCGCCTGAAGATAGGCACTGACAAGACCCACGTCGCCGCACGGGGTAAGCTCTGGCAGAACATCGACATTGGCTGGCAGGTTCATACACTCCCCTACCACATCCAGCGTCTGTTCAGCGCGTAAGAACGGGCTGACGAGGACACGTTCAATATCCACTTTTTGCCCTTTCAACCAGGTAGCCATTTGACGGGACTCGTCACAGCCGCAAGGCGTCAGAGGACGTACAGAGTCACTGGCAGCATCAAGTGCCGCGTCACCGTGACGCATGATAAAAACTTGCATATTGCACCGCTTTTGTTGACCAGGATCACCGGTGTTATTGCCCCGCGTGAACACTTAACGAGGTAAAAACCCGATGGCCGGGCATTGTGCCTGATCCATCCGTTGAATGAAACGCTGTTTTTTACCTCAACGGCGTAAGTATAGTCAATGTCTGTTTACAAATTAGACAGGACCAGCCCCTTCAACGGCGGATTTACTCTTATTTGACCTTAATTTACAAGGTCAGTTTCCTTTGCTGGCCAAAATCGCAGCCCCTGATCCGCCATCTGCAATAATGTGTCACACGGTGTAAACCGCGGCCCATATTGCACAGCCAGTCGTTGTAAAATCGCAACAACTTCACCCGCACCTACGCTATCCATATAGCGGAACGGGCCACCCAGGAAAGGTGGGAAACCAATGCCAAAAACGGCGCCAATGTCGCCATCTCGACCATTTTTAATGACCTTCTCACCAAAGCAGCGCGCCGCTTCGTTGAGCATCATCATCACGCAGCGTTCCGCGCACTGGGTCGCAGAGAGTTTGCCCTCGCCGCCAGGCTTAATAAGCCCATAAATCGCCGGGTCTACCCGCTTCTTGCTTTTACGCCCTTTTGGCTCGTAAAGATAGAAACCGCGGCCATTTTTTCTGCCTTTGCGATCGTCATTCAAAATTGCAGAAACAATGTTTGCGGGCGCGCTAAACCGTTCTCCATAAGCGCTTTCCAGCACAGGTATAATTTTAGTGCCGGTATCGATTCCCACCTCATCCAAAAGTTGGATTGGGCCGACGGGGAAACCAAACTTCACCAGCGCATTATCGATATGCTCGACCTTTTCGCCTTCGGTCAGCAGGCGCATAGCCTCGTTGATATAGGGGGCCAGAATGCGGTTGACGTAGAACCCGGCTTTATCAGCCACCACCACCGGCGTTTTGCCCTGCATTTTTGCCAGCTTAACGACGGTGGCAATGGTCTGCGGGCTGGTTCCGGCATGGGGGATAACCTCCACCAGAGGCATTTTTTCTACCGGACTAAAGAAATGCAGCCCAATCACCTGCTCAGGGCGCGCGGCCTGGGCCGCAATATCGCCGATAGGCAATGAGGAGGTATTAGAGGCAAAAATGGTGTGCGGCGCACAGTTCGCTTCGACCTCGGCCACCATCTGCTGTTTCAGCGCCAGGTCTTCAAATACTGCCTCAATCACCACATCGCGATGACGGAATCCGCTGTAGTCAGTGGTGCCGGAGATCAGCGCCAGCTCGCGATCGCGCTCGCTGGCTTTGATATGGCGGCGTTTGACCTTTTTATCAAGCAGCTGCCAGCTGTACTGCAGGGCGTGGTTGATCCCTTTCGGATTGATGTCTTTGATCCGCACCGGTAATTTGCCTTTGCTGGCGCTGACGAAGGCGATCCCGCCCCCCATCAGGCCACCGCCCAGCACGCCAATTGACGCCAGCGGCGCAGGCTCGGCTTCGCTGCCGGGATCTTTCTTCACGTCGGTGCTGGCAAAAAAGATGCTGCGCAGCGCCTGAGACTGCGGCGTCATCGCCAGCTCGCCAAAGGCTTTCGCTTCTGCAGCATAGCCGCTGCTGCTGCCCTGAGTCAGACCGGTATGGATAACCTCAAGAATGCGTTTTGTCGCCGGGTAGTTGCCCTGGGTTTTTTGCTCGGTTTTGTTCGCCACCATTTTAAACAGCAGCGCACGGCCCAGCGGCCCTGCCAGCACGCGCTCGCGCACCGGTAAGCGACGGCTATCGGGTTTGCCTTTCAGCGCGCGCGCCACGGCGGCCTCCAGCAGAATGGAATGCGGAACCACCTCATCTACCAGCCCGACTTTCAGGGCCTGACGCGGACGCAGCTGTTTGCCGGCGAGGATCATCTCCAGCGCCGTGCTGACGCCCACCAGTCGCGGCAGGCGCTGGGTGCCGCCTGAGCCCGGCAGTAAGCCAAGCTGCACCTCCGGCAGGCCCAGCACCGTTTTGGCGTCGTCGGTACAAATTCGTCCGTGGCAGGCTAGCGCCAGCTCCAGGCCGCCGCCGAGACAGGCGCCGTTGATCGCCGCAATCACCGGAATGGTCAGGGCGTGAATTTCGGCCATGATCTGCTGCCCCTGACGGGCCAGGTCTTCCGCTTCCTGGGCGCTTTCAGCGCGGGCAATCATGTTGATATCGGCCCCGGCGATAAA encodes the following:
- the mnmC gene encoding bifunctional tRNA (5-methylaminomethyl-2-thiouridine)(34)-methyltransferase MnmD/FAD-dependent 5-carboxymethylaminomethyl-2-thiouridine(34) oxidoreductase MnmC translates to MKQNAIQPANLEFNAEGTPVSRDFDDVYFSNDNGLEETRYVFLEGNQLNSRFPLHPRDLFVVAESGFGTGLNFLTLWQAFDRFRAAHPDATLQRLHFISFEKYPLAADDLRLAHQHWPELAPWAEQLQAQWPLPIAGCHRLLLDGGRVTLDIWLGDINELTDKLDDSLNQQVDAWFLDGFAPAKNPDMWTPELFAAMARLARPGGTLATFTCAGFVRRGLQEAGFTMKKTKGFGRKREMLVGVMEQDCPSPARTPWFARPASDGRETAVVGGGIASALLSLALLRRGWQVTLYCADDAPAAGASGNRQGALYPLLSAQDAALSQFFPAAFTFARRLYDTLPVAFDHAWCGVTQLGWDEKNQKKIDQMLALGLPEQIAVAVNAQQVAESTGVPTGCGGIQYPLGGWLCPAQLTAAAIALAQTLGLQVRYGRKVTSLAQTDARWMLQFADGEQAQHGSVVLANGHGISQFSQTAPLPVYPVGGQVSHIPAAPRLSQLRQVLCYDGYLTPQNPANGQHCIGASYHRGQTEPRYSDEDQQHNRQRLLDCLPQAAWAREVDVSAGEARNGIRCATRDHLPMTGAVPDYEATLTAYQDLASNTSQAVSAPAFRNLFMLGGLGSRGLCTAPLTAEVLAAQMSNEPIPLDSHTLAALNPNRLWVRKLLKGKRVKA
- a CDS encoding YfcL family protein, with translation MIAEFESRILALIDDMVEHASDDELFASGYLRGHLTLAVAELEAGDDHSADAVHAEVSRSLEKAILAGELSPRDQSLVLGMWETLFQKASLN
- a CDS encoding elongation factor P hydroxylase, producing the protein MNSTHKYEQLIEIFDGCFADDFNTRLIKGDDEPIYLPADAELPYNRIVFAHGFYASGLHEISHWCIAGKARRELVDFGYWYCPDGRDAATQGQFEDVEVKPQALEWLFCVAAGFPFNVSCDNLEGDFEPDRIVFQRRVHAQVMEYLEKGIPERPARLIKALQNYYHTPDITAEHFPWPEDLN
- a CDS encoding sulfite exporter TauE/SafE family protein — translated: MDQFAELFMVSPLMLVALFFIAMLAGFIDALAGGGGLLTVPALLAAGMSPAQALATNKLQACGGSLSASLYFIRRKVVSLADQKLNILMTFIGSTSGALLVQHVQSDILRQILPILVICIGLYFLLMPKLGEEDRQRRLHGLPFALIAGGCVGFYDGFFGPGAGSFYALAFVTLAGFNLAKSTAHAKVLNATSNVGGLLLFIIGGKVIWATGFVMMAGQFLGARAGSRLVLSKGQQLIRPMIVIVSAVMSAKLLYDSHGQEILHWLGMN
- the mepA gene encoding penicillin-insensitive murein endopeptidase; this translates as MKKTAIALLALLASGAALAATPWQKITHPVAGSAQSIGAFSNGCIVGAQELPLQSDTYQVMRTDQRRYFGHPDLVLFIQRLGNQVHNLGLGTMLIGDMGMPAGGRFNGGHASHQTGLDVDIFLQLPKTRWSSSQLLKPQALDLVSSDGKRVVPSRWSPEVSSMIKLAAEDNDVTRIFVNPAIKQQLCEDAGTDRDWLRKVRPWFQHRAHMHVRLRCPANSLECEDQPLPPPGDGCGAELQSWFEPAKPGPTKPEKKTPPPLPPSCQALLDEHAL
- the aroC gene encoding chorismate synthase, whose translation is MAGNSIGQLFRVTTFGESHGLALGCIVDGVPPGIELTEADLQHDLDRRRPGTSRYTTQRREPDQVKILSGVFEGRTTGTSIGLLIENTDQRSQDYGAIKDVFRPGHADYTYEQKYGFRDYRGGGRSSARETAMRVAAGAIAKKYLAQKFGITIRGCLTQMGDIPLAIADWEQVEQNPFFCADASKLEALDELMRALKKEGDSIGAKVTVVADGVPPGWGEPVFDRLDADIAHAMMSINAVKGVEIGDGFDVVQLRGSQNRDEITAQGFQSNHAGGILGGISSGQQIIANIALKPTSSITVPGHTINRSGEEVEMITKGRHDPCVGIRAVPIAEAMLAIVLMDHFLRQRAQNADVTTTIPRW
- the prmB gene encoding 50S ribosomal protein L3 N(5)-glutamine methyltransferase, which translates into the protein MDKIFVDEAVNELQTIQDMLRWAVSRFSAANIWYGHGTDNPWDEAVQLVLPSLYLPLDIPEDMRAARLTSSEKHRIVERVIRRVNERIPVAYLTNKAWFCGHEFFVDERVLVPRSPIGELINNQFAGLIDHQPEHILDMCTGSGCIAIACAYAFPEAEVDAVDISPDALAVAEHNIEEHGLIHHVTPIRSDLFRDLPKVQYDLIVTNPPYVDAEDMSDLPNEYRHEPELGLASGSDGLKLTRRILACAPDYLTDNGILICEVGNSMVHLMEQYPDVPFTWLEFDNGGDGVFMLTKAQLLAAREHFSIYKD
- the smrB gene encoding endonuclease SmrB encodes the protein MKKKISLSEEDQTLFRQLMTGTRQIKQDTIVHRPQRKKVSEVPVKRLIQEQADASHYFSDEFQPLLNTEGAMKYVRADVSHFELKKLRRGDYSPELFLDLHGLTQMQAKQELGALIAACRREHVFCACVMHGHGKHILKQQTPLWLAQHPHVMAFHQAPKEYGGDAALLVLIEVEEWQPPELP
- the sixA gene encoding phosphohistidine phosphatase SixA, with product MQVFIMRHGDAALDAASDSVRPLTPCGCDESRQMATWLKGQKVDIERVLVSPFLRAEQTLDVVGECMNLPANVDVLPELTPCGDVGLVSAYLQALCNEGVASALVISHLPLVGYLVAELCPGETPPMFSTSAIANVTLSETGAGVFNWQMSPCNLKMAKAI
- the fadJ gene encoding fatty acid oxidation complex subunit alpha FadJ gives rise to the protein MEMTTAFTLDVRPDNVAVVTIDAPGEKMNTLKAEFGGQVRAILKQVRENKALRGLVFISAKPDNFIAGADINMIARAESAQEAEDLARQGQQIMAEIHALTIPVIAAINGACLGGGLELALACHGRICTDDAKTVLGLPEVQLGLLPGSGGTQRLPRLVGVSTALEMILAGKQLRPRQALKVGLVDEVVPHSILLEAAVARALKGKPDSRRLPVRERVLAGPLGRALLFKMVANKTEQKTQGNYPATKRILEVIHTGLTQGSSSGYAAEAKAFGELAMTPQSQALRSIFFASTDVKKDPGSEAEPAPLASIGVLGGGLMGGGIAFVSASKGKLPVRIKDINPKGINHALQYSWQLLDKKVKRRHIKASERDRELALISGTTDYSGFRHRDVVIEAVFEDLALKQQMVAEVEANCAPHTIFASNTSSLPIGDIAAQAARPEQVIGLHFFSPVEKMPLVEVIPHAGTSPQTIATVVKLAKMQGKTPVVVADKAGFYVNRILAPYINEAMRLLTEGEKVEHIDNALVKFGFPVGPIQLLDEVGIDTGTKIIPVLESAYGERFSAPANIVSAILNDDRKGRKNGRGFYLYEPKGRKSKKRVDPAIYGLIKPGGEGKLSATQCAERCVMMMLNEAARCFGEKVIKNGRDGDIGAVFGIGFPPFLGGPFRYMDSVGAGEVVAILQRLAVQYGPRFTPCDTLLQMADQGLRFWPAKETDLVN